In one Eschrichtius robustus isolate mEscRob2 chromosome 15, mEscRob2.pri, whole genome shotgun sequence genomic region, the following are encoded:
- the HTRA2 gene encoding serine protease HTRA2, mitochondrial, which translates to MAALRAGRGAVWSLRGWRALGGGRWGKGPLLTPDLRALLTSGTPDPRARVTYGTPSFGARLSVGVPEPRTCLTSGTSDPRARLIEGTPDPRIREDSGTPGTRPRVWLAVALGAGGAVLLLLWGGGRGPPAVLASVPGSPPPSPRSQYNFIADVVEKTAPAVVYIEILGRHPFSGREVPISNGSGFVVAADGLIVTNAHVVADRRRVRVRLPSGDTYEAVVTAVDPVADIATLRIQTKEPLPTLPLGRSADVRQGEFVVAMGSPFALQNTITSGIVSSAQRPARDLGLPQTNVEYIQTDAAIDFGNSGGPLVNLDGEVIGVNTMKVTAGISFAIPADRLREFLHRGEKKNSWFGTSGSQRRYIGVMMLTLTPSILAELQLREPSFPDVQHGVLIHKVILDSPAHRAGLRPGDVILAIGERLVQNAEDIYEAVRTQSQLAVQIRRGPETLTLYVTPEVTE; encoded by the exons ATGGCTGCACTGAGGGCGGGGCGGGGTGCAGTCTGGAGCCTCCGGGGATGGCGGGCTTTGGGGGGGGGTCGCTGGGGAAAGGGACCCCTGTTGACCCCTGACCTCCGGGCCTTGCTGACGTCAGGAACTCCTGACCCTCGGGCCCGAGTGACTTATGGGACCCCCAGTTTCGGGGCCCGGTTGTCTGTGGGAGTCCCTGAACCACGAACATGTCTGACGTCGGGGACTTCGGATCCCCGAGCACGGCTGATCGAGGGGACCCCAGATCCCCGGATCCGGGAAGACTCAGGGACCCCTGGAACCCGCCCGCGCGTGTGGCTGGCGGTGGCGCTGGGCGCTGGGGGGGCAGTGCTCTTGCTGTTGTGGGGCGGGGGTCGGGGTCCCCCAGCCGTCCTCGCCTCGGTCCCTGGCTCGCCGCCTCCCTCTCCCCGGAGCCAGTACAACTTCATCGCGGACGTGGTGGAGAAGACGGCCCCTGCCGTGGTTTATATCGAGATCTTGGGCCG GCACCCTTTTTCGGGCCGCGAAGTCCCTATCTCGAATGGCTCAGGATTCGTGGTGGCTGCCGACGGGCTCATCGTTACCAACGCTCATGTGGTGGCTGATCGGCGCCGAGTCCGTGTGAGGCTGCCTAGCGGCGATACGTATGAGGCCGTGGTCACAGCTGTGGATCCCGTGGCAGATATCGCCACGCTGAGGATTCAGACCAAG GAGCCTCTCCCCACACTGCCCCTGGGACGTTCAGCCGATGTCCGGCAAGGGGAGTTTGTTGTTGCCATGGGAAGTCCCTTTGCACTGCAGAACACGATCACATCCGGCATTGTCAGCTCTGCTCAGCGTCCAGCCAGAGATCTGGGCCTTCCCCAAACCAATGTGGAATACATCCAGACTGATGCAGCTATTGAT TTTGGAAACTCTGGCGGTCCCCTGGTTAACCTG GATGGGGAGGTGATTGGGGTGAATACCATGAAGGTCACAGCTGGAATCTCCTTTGCCATCCCTGCTGATCGCCTTCGAGAGTTTCTGCATCGTGGAGAAAAGAAGA ATTCCTGGTTTGGAACCAGTGGGTCCCAGCGCCGCTACATTGGAGTGATGATGCTAACCCTGACTCCCAG CATCCTTGCTGAACTACAGCTTCGAGAACCAAGCTTTCCTGATGTTCAGCATGGTGTGCTCATCCATAAAGTCATCCTGGACTCCCCTGCACACCG GGCTGGTCTACGGCCTGGTGATGTGATCTTGGCCATTGGGGAGCGGCTGGTACAAAATGCTGAAGATATTTATGAAGCCGTTCGAACCCAATCCCAGCTGGCAGTGCAGATCCGGCGGGGACCGGAAACATTGACCTTATATGTGACCCCTGAAGTCACAGAATGA